The DNA segment gaaattgaaataaaataattttggctatagttttaattacttaaatgagaaaaaatacaataataagtaAAACAGCGCGTACGAAAGAGGTATTTTCTtttcatttggaaataaatagTGTCATTGATGTTTTGACTAGGAATTAATGATTCGTTACTTAATTGCTttctcttaaaaataaaataataataattttatattcatgTTCTGTACaagaatttattaattaatgtactacCTTTGTTCCTTAATTACATACTTTTAATTTTctctttattatttacattttacacaaATTAGATTTGAATAAGTACAGGACTACCAGgaacataaaaataagaaatctttacaacttttttcATATCCTATAcctaattttatgtttaatacaAACTACATAAAGTATTTGCAATTTACATACAGCTTATGAGTatttagctacgaataataaaaactaaagaagagtaactgtgacaaaaaatttgttccgcaagtctacaaaatgagacccgaatacatgcatacatgtattcggtacacaattttgtgtattagtacaagtgacaattattgtcaacggttTTATTTCCTAAATCGTCgttgctattgtcatattttagtgtgcgaaattaaccaaattcaaaatggttgaagtatgggagttacgttttgGTTTACGGTTGAATTATGGaagctttattaatttatttatttattgtgacACCCAGTGCCACAGAGTATACAACGATACGAGGTACACAAACGGTAGACTTTTATGCCTATGAGAATTATTGCACTTGTCGCCTCTGCAGTAGCAGTTGACGATTTTGGACGGTCTGTCGGGATCGAAGTTGTCGTCCGAACAGCCTTCGGTGTAGACCTCGTATATGGTGTTCACGACCTGCCATTTCCCGTTTATCTTGGACTGGTCCCCGGGTATAGTCTGTGATGCGCAGCCCCGGTGTATGCTCAGgtgatctgaaaaaaaaaaaacattttttttttaatatttagaagTATAAGTAGGCCTAATGTGGCTGCAATCTGTTTACTCGCATATTTTTATGCTCAGGACATTTTTGTagtatcagagaaattgatttataggcagatggctgGCCTACGTTATTTAGTCGGGTTACGTCAAATCCAACTGATGGAGCACGTTTATCATCTTCCCGGCGTTTCCCGACAAAACAGGGTCCTTATAAtatgcttatattattattattaatttctccttaaaatattAAGGTCCACACTGCGATTGTGTTGTTATCGAGAAAAGGATATGTGTAATTTGTAAGTAGCTTTTCCTCCTAAAAGCTTAACTAAAATTTTACTTGCTTGTAACCACAAATTGTATCAAcgtttactttatattataatattattattaatatgccAATGCAGTCATGATCCATGGTGAATAATACAGGAAAACCGTCTGGGGCCAGGGAGTCTTGAATTTTACCCGCACTACAAAGTTGTgctgtttttaaatttaaactcaCGTCTGGTCTTACCCAAGACACGACAGCTTTTAAGAGTCCTAACTATAATATGAAGATCAATGTTATTGCTGTCTTCATTCTGCCGACAAGAATTAGCTGTTGTTGCAGGCAGTTATGGATTTGGTTTTGAGTGTGCGAATTTTTATGTGTTTTATAgtctactagatgatgcccgcaactctgttgcgccaaaatttgtttatcgcgtgggaaccgtacattttctgggataaaaagtatcctatgtcctttcccgggactcaaagtatctccatgcccagcaaaatcggtaaagctgtttgagcgtgaaaggtaacagacagacagacggacagacagacagacacactttcgcaattataatattagtatggactagtaactagatgacgcccacaattcgtttgcaccaaaatttgtttatcgcgcgggaacagtacaatttttttttgataatgtATCAACTATCCTAAGTCCTCAAAGTCCCCGTCGCGCGTcgtcccc comes from the Aricia agestis chromosome 6, ilAriAges1.1, whole genome shotgun sequence genome and includes:
- the LOC121728334 gene encoding uncharacterized protein LOC121728334, with the translated sequence MEYSLVLLVFTVVLKICTGIKCYKCSPDEGSSGPPCKHFDKHDEVYLVDCEHSTMCHKRVTSLDVNNENHLSIHRGCASQTIPGDQSKINGKWQVVNTIYEVYTEGCSDDNFDPDRPSKIVNCYCRGDKCNNSHRHKSLPFVYLVSLYTLWHWVSQ